A portion of the Vulpes vulpes isolate BD-2025 chromosome 5, VulVul3, whole genome shotgun sequence genome contains these proteins:
- the LOC140598918 gene encoding olfactory receptor 4C11, with amino-acid sequence MQQNNSVTEFILLGLTQDPIRQKMIFVIFSIFYVGTVVGNLLIIVTIKSSRTLGSPMYFFLFYLSFADSCFSTSTAPRLIVDSLSAKKIITYNECMTQVFALHLFGCMEIFVLILMAVDRYVAICMPLRYPTIMRRQVCTILIVLAWIGSFIHSIAQIILALRLPFCGPNLIDHYCCDLQPLLKLACMDTYKINLLLVSNSGAICSSSFVILMISYIVILHSLRNHSAEGRKKALSTCTSHIIVVILFFGPCIFIYTRPPTTFPMDKMVAVFYTIGTPFLNPLIYTLRNAEVKNAMKKLWHIKITSESKR; translated from the coding sequence ATGCAGCAAAATAACAGTGTAACAGAGTTCATACTGTTAGGACTAACCCAAGATCCTATAAGACAGAAAATGATATTTGTAATCTTCTCCATTTTTTATGTGGGAACTGTGGTTGGGAATTTGCTTATTATTGTGACCATCAAGTCCAGCCGGACACTTGGGAGCCCCATgtactttttcctattttatttgtcCTTTGCTGATTCCTGCTTTTCAACTTCCACAGCCCCCAGACTAATTGTGGATTCACTCTCTGCGAAAAAAATCATAACTTACAATGAGTGCATGACTCAGGTCTTTGCACTACACTTATTTGGCTGCATGGAGATCTTTGTCCTCATCCTCATGGCCGTTgatcgctatgtggccatctgtatgccCTTACGTTACCCAACCATCATGAGACGGCAGGTCTGCACCATCCTAATTGTTCTGGCATGGATTGgatcttttatccattctatAGCCCAGATTATCCTGGCTTTGAGATTGCCCTTCTGTGGACCCAATTTGATTGATCATTACTGCTGTGATTTGCAGCCCTTGCTGAAACTTGCCTGCATGGACACTTATAAGATCAACCTACTGTTGGTGTCTAATAGTGGGGCCATTTGCTCAAGCAGTTTTGTGATTCTGATGATCTCCTACATTGTCATCTTGCATTCCCTGCGAAACCACAGtgcagaagggaggaaaaaagctcTCTCTACTTGCACTTCTCACATAATTGTAGTAATCTTATTCTTTGGTCCCTGTATATTCATTTATACACGCCCCCCAACCACTTTCCCCATGGACAAGATGGTGGCCGTTTTTTATACTATTGGGACACCTTTTCTCAATCCACTTATCTACACACTGAGGAATGCAGAAGtgaaaaatgccatgaaaaaGCTATGGCATATCAAAATTACCTCAGAAAGCAAAAGATGA